In Eubalaena glacialis isolate mEubGla1 chromosome 4, mEubGla1.1.hap2.+ XY, whole genome shotgun sequence, one DNA window encodes the following:
- the ADAT3 gene encoding probable inactive tRNA-specific adenosine deaminase-like protein 3, which translates to MDPPPGAVEPHRDAKVGSPEREPAWQALPILSEQQSGAVELVLAYAAPVLDKRQTSRLLKEVSAVHPLPAQPHLKRVRPSPRPSCPHALEMLLCLAGPAAGMRSLAELLPPPAVDPRGLGQPFLVPVPARPPLTRGQFEEARAHWPTTFHEDRQVTRALAGQLFSAQERAAMQSHMERAVWAAQQAASRGLRAVGAVVVEPASGRVLATGHDCSSAAGPLLHATMVCIDLVARGQGRGAYDLAPHPACSFAPATAPPGVRAGSVRKLDEDADDLPYVCTGYDLYVTREPCAMCAMALVHSRVRRVFYGAPSPDGALGTRFRLHTQPDLNHRFQAFCGVLEAQCRRLDPDA; encoded by the coding sequence ATGGACCCCCCCCCGGGCGCCGTGGAGCCACACAGAGACGCGAAGGTCGGGAGCCCCGAGCGAGAGCCGGCGTGGCAGGCCCTCCCGATCCTGTCTGAGCAGCAGTCTGGCGCTGTGGAGCTGGTGCTGGCCTACGCCGCGCCGGTCCTGGACAAGCGCCAGACCTCACGCCTCCTCAAGGAGGTGTCAGCCGTCCACCCGCTGCCCGCACAGCCTCACCTCAAGAGGGTGCGacccagcccccgccccagctGCCCACACGCGCTGGAGATGCTGCTGTGCCTGGCGGGGCCGGCCGCGGGCATGCGATCACTGGCCGAGCTCCTCCCGCCGCCGGCCGTGGACCCCCGCGGCCTGGGGCAGCCCTTCCTGGTGCCCGTGCCCGCGCGGCCGCCCCTGACCAGGGGCCAGTTCGAGGAGGCACGCGCCCACTGGCCCACCACCTTTCACGAGGACCGGCAGGTGACCCGAGCCCTGGCCGGGCAGCTCTTCTCGGCGCAGGAGCGGGCAGCGATGCAGAGCCACATGGAGCGGGCCGTGTGGGCCGCGCAGCAGGCAGCCTCGCGGGGCCTGCGGGCCgtgggggcggtggtggtggagCCGGCCTCGGGCCGCGTGCTGGCCACGGGCCACGACTGCAGCAGCGCGGCCGGCCCCCTGCTGCACGCCACCATGGTGTGCATCGACCTGGTGGCCCGGGGCCAGGGCCGCGGCGCCTATGACCTCGCACCCCACCCCGCCTGCTCCTTCGCCCCAGCCACCGCCCCCCCGGGCGTCCGCGCGGGCTCCGTGCGCAAGCTGGACGAGGACGCCGATGACCTGCCCTACGTGTGCACCGGCTACGACCTGTACGTCACCCGCGAGCCCTGCGCCATGTGCGCCATGGCCCTGGTCCACTCCCGCGTGCGGCGCGTCTTCTACGGGGCACCCTCGCCTGACGGCGCGCTGGGCACCCGCTTCCGCCTCCACACCCAGCCGGACCTCAACCACCGCTTCCAGGCCTTCTGTGGCGTGCTGGAGGCCCAGTGCCGCCGGCTGGACCCCGACGCATAG